A genomic window from Syntrophorhabdus sp. includes:
- a CDS encoding M48 family metalloprotease, protein MMERRGGVAVKRLLIIFVLFTSIMAGGEVWAQNPFTSTAYDPVFIGEESEIEIGKSTDEQLRQKYRISTDRQLNERIAAIGQKLAVRSERSNLKYSFTVIDDELVNAFAAPGGFIYITTGILKKLKNEHEISGVLGHEIGHVVHKHSLKALQRQMLAQFGLSIMGAMLGDGGLSGSLIVKASEISTSLLLLKNSRENELQADAEGVRIMHAAGYNPRAMIDIQRMLLKEAGGKNPPAIISTHPPSQERIDAIEQAIRNMR, encoded by the coding sequence ATGATGGAAAGGCGTGGCGGGGTTGCCGTGAAGAGGCTTCTCATCATCTTCGTCCTCTTCACTTCCATTATGGCGGGCGGTGAGGTATGGGCACAGAACCCCTTCACCAGCACGGCGTATGACCCGGTCTTCATCGGCGAGGAGAGCGAGATCGAGATCGGGAAGAGCACGGATGAGCAGCTCAGGCAAAAGTACAGGATCTCGACGGACAGGCAGCTCAACGAGCGGATAGCCGCCATCGGCCAGAAACTCGCGGTCCGCTCCGAGAGGAGTAACCTGAAATACAGCTTCACCGTCATCGATGACGAACTGGTCAACGCCTTCGCGGCGCCGGGCGGATTCATCTACATCACGACGGGGATATTGAAGAAATTGAAGAACGAACACGAGATTTCCGGAGTGCTCGGCCACGAGATAGGCCACGTCGTCCACAAGCACTCCCTGAAGGCTCTTCAGCGCCAGATGCTGGCCCAGTTCGGGCTTTCGATCATGGGAGCCATGCTCGGGGACGGAGGCCTCTCGGGCTCGCTCATCGTTAAGGCGTCGGAGATAAGCACGAGCCTTTTGCTCCTCAAGAACTCGCGGGAGAACGAGCTTCAGGCCGATGCCGAAGGGGTGAGGATCATGCATGCCGCCGGGTACAACCCGCGGGCCATGATCGACATCCAGAGGATGCTCCTGAAGGAGGCCGGGGGCAAGAACCCTCCCGCGATCATCTCCACTCATCCACCCTCACAGGAAAGGATCGACGCCATCGAACAGGCGATACGGAACATGCGGTAG
- a CDS encoding amino acid ABC transporter substrate-binding protein gives MKRVTAIMMVCLSFVLCVFASAQNPRAGDADRSFELIKGRGTIVLGLDASFPPMGFREKGGSEIIGFDIDLAWEAARRLGLTITPKTIAWNRIIPALNGGDVDVIWSGLSMVPERQQQMIFSKPYLESRQALVVGKGSKIRGKADLAGKKVGHQFGSSSERALRRDPATVNTLKEISAYPNNQRALDDLAAGRIDAVVMDEVAVRYIIAHKQGDFVILTDNFGIEQYGVGFRKGDIAFRDAVDKVLDEMKKDGTVDRIAKKWFGTPVIKN, from the coding sequence ATGAAAAGGGTTACCGCGATCATGATGGTCTGTCTGAGCTTCGTCTTGTGCGTCTTCGCATCGGCGCAGAACCCGCGGGCGGGGGATGCCGACAGGTCTTTCGAACTGATAAAGGGCAGGGGAACCATCGTCCTCGGCCTCGACGCCTCCTTCCCACCCATGGGGTTCAGGGAGAAGGGCGGCAGCGAGATAATCGGCTTCGACATCGATCTTGCCTGGGAGGCGGCCCGGCGGCTCGGCCTCACCATCACCCCGAAGACCATCGCCTGGAACAGGATCATTCCCGCCTTGAACGGCGGGGACGTCGATGTCATATGGAGCGGCCTCAGCATGGTGCCCGAAAGACAGCAGCAGATGATCTTCTCGAAGCCCTACCTCGAGAGCCGCCAGGCCCTCGTCGTCGGGAAGGGATCGAAGATCCGCGGCAAGGCGGACCTCGCGGGCAAGAAGGTCGGTCATCAGTTCGGGTCATCGAGCGAAAGGGCCCTTCGGCGCGATCCCGCGACCGTGAACACCCTCAAGGAGATAAGCGCCTACCCGAACAATCAGCGTGCCCTTGACGACCTCGCGGCCGGGCGTATCGACGCCGTCGTCATGGACGAGGTCGCGGTCCGCTATATCATTGCACACAAGCAGGGGGATTTCGTCATCCTCACCGACAATTTCGGCATCGAGCAGTACGGGGTGGGGTTCCGCAAGGGGGACATTGCCTTCCGCGATGCCGTCGACAAGGTCCTCGACGAGATGAAGAAGGACGGGACCGTCGACAGGATCGCGAAAAAGTGGTTCGGCACGCCTGTCATCAAGAATTGA